The nucleotide window GGGCTCCTGGCGCTTCGATACCTACTTCGGCCGCGACACGCTGATGTCGGTGCGCCTGCTCATGCCGGTATTGCAGCCGGACGCGGTGGAGGCAGGACTGGGCGCGGTGCTGGCGCGCCTGTCCCCGGGCGGCGAGGTGGCGCATGAGGAGGACATCGGCGAATTCGCCGTGCTGCGGCATCGCAAGGAGCGCGGGACCACCGACGCCACGCCGATCTTCGACTACGGGATGATCGACGACGACTACATGCTGCCGCCGGTGGCAGCCGCGTGGCTGCTCGACGACGCCCGTGGCCGCGCCCGGGCCGAGGCCTTCCTGCAGGCGACGCAGGGCGGGGAAACGCGGGGCGCGGCGTTGGCGCGCAATCTGTTGTTCGTCGCCGGCCGGAGCACGGCGTTCGCGAAGACGCCCTCGTACGAGCACCTGATCGCCTTGAAGGACGGCAAGCCGGTGGGGCAGTGGCGCGACAGCAACGAGGGTATCGGACGCGGACGCTATCCCTACGACGTCAATGCCGTGTGGATGCCGGCGTCCCTGCGCGCGATCGGCGGCCTGCTCGACAGTGGCCTGCTGGAGCCTTACACCACGGCGCCGCAACGCGAGCAACTGCGAGCAGCGGCAACGCAGGCCACGCGCTGGGAAACCGAGGCCGGCAAGCTGTTCGCGGTCCGCCTGCCGCAGGCGCAGGCCGCCGCGCAGGTGCGCGCTTATGCCGCCGAGGTGGGCGTACCGGATACGGACGCGGTCGCCGCGCTGGGCAAGGACGGCGTGGCGTTCCCCGCGATCGCACTGGACGCGCAAGGGACGCCGGTTCCCGTGTTGCATTCCGACGAGGGCTTCCGGCTGCTGTTCGGCATGCCGGATGCCGCATCGCTCGATCGCGATGTGGCGGCGCTGATGCGGCCGTTCCCCGCCGGCCTGATGACCGACGTCGGCCTGCTGGTGGCCAATCCGGCCTACGCGGATCGCACGGTGTGGCCGCGCCTGGGCAGCAGCGCGTACCACGGCACCGTCGTGTGGGCCTGGCAGCAGGCGGTGCTGGCCGCCGGCCTGCAGCGGCAGCTGGCGCGCACCGATCTGCCGGCCGCCACGCGCGACCGCCTCCGCGAAGCGCAGCGGGCGCTGTGGCGCGCGATCCGCGGTGCCGATGCGGTGCGCACCTCCGAACTGTGGACGTGGGCCTACCGCGACGGCCGGTACCACGTCGAGCCGTTCGGTGCGCAGGGCGCGCACGAAGACGAATCCAACGCGGCGCAGCTGTGGAGCACGGTGTTCCTGGCGCTGGCGCCGCCGATGGAAACGATGGAAGGAGCGCGGCCATGATGCGGCGAGGGGCCGTGCATGCGTTCGGGTTGTGGCTGATCGTTGCCGCGGTGTCACCTGCGTGGGCCGGCGATGAATCGGCCCCGGATGCGGCCACGCTGGCATTGCCGGCGACACCGCTGCCGTTCAGCGAGTTCGCCAGCGCGCCGGCGCGCGAACGCTTCATCGCCCTGCAGGCGGAAGCGCGTGCCGGCGACCTGCCGGATCCGGGTGATCTGGCCGGACAGCGCCGCTTCTACCAGCGTTACAACGACATCCGCCTCGCCGAGGTACGCCGTGCGTATGACGCCGAAGTGCACGAGACGACGCTGGGCGGCGTGTCCGTGCACAGGGTGACGCCTCGCGGTCATCGCGCAACGAAAGGGGGCCGTGTGCTGGTCAACCTGCACGGCGGCGGTTTCATGTGGGGCGCTGGCAGCGGTGCCCTCGTCGAGGCCATCCCGGTGGCGGTGGTCGCGGGGATGCCCGTCGTCACCGTCGACTACCGGCTGGCGCCGGAGCATCCGTATCCCGCGGCGGTCGACGATGTCGAAGCCGTCTATCGCGCATTGCTGAAGGACCACCGCGCCCAGGACATCGGCCTGTACGGGTGTTCCGCCGGGGGCATGCTGGCGGCGCAGGCCGTCGCGCGCATCCTCACCCAGGGCCTTCCTGCACCGGGCGCGGTCGCCACCCTGTGCGGTACCGGCGTTCCATTCTCCGGGGATGCGCTGACGCTGGGCCAGATCGCCACCGGCGCCGCGCCGATGCGGCAAGGCGATCTGCAGCGCCTGCCCTACCTGCGCACGGCGCGCCTGGATGATCCGGTCGCCTTTCCCGGCAACGACGCCGCGTTGCTGGCGCGATTCCCGCCCACGCTGCTGATGGCGGGCAGTCGCGACTTCTCCGTCAGCTCGCTGACCACCATGCACCGTCGTTTGCTGGGCGCGGGCGTCGATGCCGACCTCGTCGTCTTCGACGGCCTGTGGCATGCGTTCCTGGTGTTCCCGGACCTGCCGGAATCGAAGGAGGCGTACACGCTGATCGCGCGCTTCTTCGACCGCCACCTGGGTGACGCACACCGCTGATCACACGCGGTGGCGTATCGTAGCGCTCCTTTCAAGGAGCGACCCATGAACGCGACCGGCGTGGCCCTGGCCCTCTTCATCGGCATGCTGCTGCCATTGCAGGCACTGATCAATGCCTCGCTGGGCCGACAGACGTTCGGTCCGGTGTTCGCGTCGCTTGCCTCCTTCATGGTCGGGACGGGCGTGCTGCTGGCATGGTGGCTGCTGACGCGGCCTGTGTTCGTGCCTGCGGCGCTGGCCAAAGTGCCATGGTGGGCGTGGACGGGCGGCGCGATCGGCGCGCTGTTCGTGGCCTCCGCCACCTTGCTGGTGCCGCGTCTGGGCGCCGCGTCGCTGATCTGCCTGGTGGTGGCCGGACAACTGGTGGGGTCCGTCGTTCTGGACCATTACGGCGTGCTGCACGCGCGACAGCCCGTCGATGCGCTCCGCATCGTCGGACTGCTGTTGGTGGTGGCGGGTGCGGTGCTGGTGGTGAAGCCCTGGCAGGCCGCGGGCGGCTGACGCATGGATGAGG belongs to Pseudoxanthomonas sp. F37 and includes:
- a CDS encoding alpha/beta hydrolase → MMRRGAVHAFGLWLIVAAVSPAWAGDESAPDAATLALPATPLPFSEFASAPARERFIALQAEARAGDLPDPGDLAGQRRFYQRYNDIRLAEVRRAYDAEVHETTLGGVSVHRVTPRGHRATKGGRVLVNLHGGGFMWGAGSGALVEAIPVAVVAGMPVVTVDYRLAPEHPYPAAVDDVEAVYRALLKDHRAQDIGLYGCSAGGMLAAQAVARILTQGLPAPGAVATLCGTGVPFSGDALTLGQIATGAAPMRQGDLQRLPYLRTARLDDPVAFPGNDAALLARFPPTLLMAGSRDFSVSSLTTMHRRLLGAGVDADLVVFDGLWHAFLVFPDLPESKEAYTLIARFFDRHLGDAHR
- a CDS encoding DMT family transporter; this encodes MNATGVALALFIGMLLPLQALINASLGRQTFGPVFASLASFMVGTGVLLAWWLLTRPVFVPAALAKVPWWAWTGGAIGALFVASATLLVPRLGAASLICLVVAGQLVGSVVLDHYGVLHARQPVDALRIVGLLLVVAGAVLVVKPWQAAGG